DNA from Solanum stenotomum isolate F172 chromosome 3, ASM1918654v1, whole genome shotgun sequence:
aaattttatatatatatatataactacataaaaagtactatatatcacaataattaacaattatttgacactttaaattctatcaataccatataaattaggatcaAAATagtaacatataatatttaaatatattttaaaataatataggtaATACTATAAATTACGATAATTAACAGCttcaatatttaaaagttatataaaaagtttgattgactctctaaattctattggtacaacataaaatggattagatgataaacatatattgtttgaaactgacgaatacaataattaacaaaaaaaatcgcTCGACTCCAAAAagtctatcaattaatgccacataattGGGACATggaaagtaacatatattattaaaaaattaagttaacatgtactataaaatacaataattaacaacttaatatatttaagagacatataaaaaatggttaatttttgaaatcctacatgtgccacataaatcggaacaaagagaataataaatcacataaaatggattagatgataaacatatattgtttgaaactgatgaatacaataattaacaaaaaaaatcgcTCGACTCCAAAAagtctatcaattaatgccacataattGGGACAtggaagtaatatatattattaaaaaaatttaagttaaaatgtactataaatacaataattaacaacttaatatatttaagagacatataaaaaatggttaattttttaaatcctacatgtgccacataaatcggaacaaagagaataataaatattattttcaaaattatgtaaagtactataaatcacaataactaacaatttaaaatatttttaaaatcatattaaaatttcaatagcttctccaatttcataatatcacataaattttcttaaaaaaataatatatatatatatatatatatatatatatatatatattgggcaCCGTACTAGCACGGGGTCCtgtatatagtatatatagatGTGttggaaagaattgaaaaggGCAAAATCTATGCTTTCTGCAACGTGTGGTCATAATGTATTATGGATGGGTCAAGTTATGGTTAATAATGACCAAATGATTTGACGGTAATTATAGGTCAATACATGGATAATTAATTGTTGAGGAATAATTTATAGGAATATAACTTGTATCAATTTGAGTTCTGAAAAGTTTTGGTTTTCCCGTAAACTAAAATGTTATGTCCATAATTTGGGTTTTTAGTGTTTGTCCATTCCTTCTTATAATTATCACATATAATTCAAGTATTGATATATTGatatatgtaattaaatattaggcaTATTGTATTTTGTGAATACCATTAGACTTGTTATATTTGAAGGAATTGAGATTTAACCCTAGACTTAAGatttaggaacttgattatagatttgggGTAAGTATTTGGGTCTAAGCTAGACACATAGTAATATGGATGCtgttagtttcaaaatcttattgtgattatttatttgaatagattgcattgatttggaagcccagcataaggggaagactcaagtctcgaagtgattgttcgattatttgaggcaagtgaacTTCTCagcccttgttaagtgtatagaatcgtgtatttccttgtggtatgtgttggggagtaatgagacttggtgatgtgTTGACTTGTTCATATTGAATGATCCTAATGTGGAAAAGGGGGTGGTAAAAGGCAACTTGATTGTATATTGATGTTTGATGTGTTAGGAATGATATGAAAGGTTTGTtgattcattgttgatgttgtatcacgattGTGTCGTTGTGAATTATGCATTgatatgaaaatggtcatctcctcattatttgtgaacatgtcatttgcattggttctgagacatggttgtgacaagtgttatatGAATTGAGGAAGGATAAGAACTTAAAGAGGAAGTACCATTTTGTAACATCCGgtaagttgaaataactataGAGAAGCTGGAAAtcgaaaatagtcatttttggaaggaattaaaaatctggaaatttggttaagtgtgggaaatcagtgagttttgtcCAACTTTGAGcagccataactcctagatcaggatgagctaggagtatttccagttatgtttggaaagcccttggaatgatctttccaacgccgccgagtttgctcgattccatgttcgtatgagcgagttatgacCTTTGAacgttgggcagttggcagggaatccgtccggaaattttaagggcattttggtctttcccctagccatttcttttgggtttatattgttgtgttagactgatttttggatcatttggtcccattttaaaagagtgaaagctagggcttgagagtgaagtggagaagaagaggaggaagaggagatcaagcaagtttccgtcgtggatatcgtcgggggtgatccccactgggtatgtgagttcttagtgttgggtgatcctttcccccacacaccaaactcattttcattattgagaaaagattggatatgttgttgaagttgttgggttgtgttgttgatgttgttgattatgTTGTTGAAGAtcttgttggttgtgggacatgatttggttgtgtgtttgagttgaatctcttgtatgttgagggattttatgacccttagtgtttggggttgagtCCATTGAAGTTAGGGTAGTTTAGAGTTGggaaaaagagggagaaaagtcaagtttcTAGGAAAggggtggcgcgtcgcgcctgccagcgcgccccaaaagagCTTCTAAGATTTctcccttggggcgccgcgcctagCAGAGTGCCAGCAGGTCCCCTCTGAGCTTCAAGGGCTGGCTCTCCTcaccttgcagagcgccaaggacgccaagttcccCCATTCTTTACACACgtactttctcatgcatgttccttggtattgtacctatgttttatggTTGTTTCCAACACTTTAAGGTACATTTAgacatcccgaactcatccataaacatgtgatcatataccttgaatccacagttcaattcaaggcaagttaggaTTGAAGTTAagggaagttagagtcaagtcaagcaaagttaagaagcaagtcctcaaagcttttcaagagctgttattgaacgttttatctttgtttcaagttcaagtcaagcaagagtatagagttccaagttaagtaaagagtctcgagtttcaagttaagtcaagagcataaagttgagtccttttctcaaaagctactagggaactaagtattcccaaagaggtttgtaaatgttttacatttgagtaagaggggaaccatgttttccaaaagagcctttttggctaagttttgagcaattatctcaattaaagaaagatgtgtttaaagacacttatgagccaaagtatttttgggagtagtattgagcaccgaaatggggacacgagttcatattaactcaactctccataagaaccatgcgccaacatgggacttgacgtatcattctttttagatgatcacgtaagattaggctagtggatccactaagcaaaagtaagatcctatatcacggcaaggtataggatggtccttgggcaatgtgaggtaaaacgttgtaccaccactagggctcatagtggtggttgtcggttaaagaatctcccactaaagttatattacttttatataaataaagttgAGTCGTTATAGTTTTATCACTaacgagctaagttgtttacgCTATTTTGCATGCTTTATATACTACatatgtcttattgctttatatattgagttcagttattcatgagtcgaacagagccaaggtaagtgttctcttgtactctcttcaagcttaagttgtggtttaattttccatctcgcatacttgtacatttaatatactgatgccagttggcctgcatcttatgacgatgcagatacaggtacctcGGATCAGCaccctgcacgtcgttgatccagctgagcacttcagagtcagtggtgagcctccttgctttccggaggactcggttgttttgcattcttaagttttgttttattaggatgttgtggggtctgtcccaacatccatctcagtactttagaggcttcatagacagtcagtcaattagttttgagtctctcatctatgtatatatgtaaataacctattttgagattcgagttgcctttgtgaCCAGATGTTATAAGataagttgttttgtaaccttGCGTTTGCATTGAgttttctgttgagttaggttccgctgagttaagaaagccaggccaagggttcgcttgggaccagaaatggtctccgggtgccggtcccgcccagggtgtaggctcggggcgtgacacattttgagggacgtgtcgcgcgccgcgacaaatattatatttggaTGGACGTATCATATGTCGCACACCAAGATGGATTCTATTATTGAGGACGTTTGGCAAGCCACGATAGATTCTATTATTGAGGGACGTGTCACACGCCGCGACAAATGCATGAACAAATATGTCCCCCATAGATCCCGGANGACATGTCGCGCGCCGcgacaaatattatatttggaTGGACGTATCATGTGTCGCACACCAAGATGGATTCTATTATTGAAGACGTTTGGCAAGCCACAATAGATTCTATTATTGAGGGACGTGTCACACGCCGCGACAAATGCATGAACAAATATGTCCCCCATAGATCCCGGACTGAGAGATAACGGGTGTGTACCgttaggacagacatgcatcactacacttgacattgcatttcattacATTGCACATCTTTATTATTTGTGAActtacaaatatttttctctggaacttgtgattggtgaacttgatcttgtgtgttgctgatgtGTTTAGAAGTTTGCTTCATGAGTatcgtgtggtttggtactaaCCCCTTGTTTCTACATTTCTGTATGTTACGAGCTCGAATCTTCGTGATACTCTTTCTTCTGTTCTTGTCTAAGGCTTCCAGTGGAGAGTTGTGAGGTATCTGTTTGTCATCATAGCAGACCTTCTtactcttatttatgattttgttatGCTATAGAGACAATATCACTTGATACTTGTGTTTTCCTTTCAAATCTCTCGTAATACATTAGAGGCTCTTTGGATCAACTTTTGGGGATTTAGTTAAGTTGACTTGTTATCCGCATTAGTATTTACTATTAaacttctaattttattttacttctgCAATTTATCGTAATGGTTGAGtttgaggctgacttgtcttggtgggataagacgagtgcaatcacattcatttttgggtcgtgacatatccTGGAAGGTAGAAGTCAAGAGTTATACTGTTGGATTGGTGTAGATTATACGACAACGAGCTTTATacattttttgttcattttattttcaactgaaATTTATTGAATTTGTGGTATATACAccaatacaatattttttttaggaaacaTCAAACAATTTTCTACCATCCACAGACCTCACGTTGGGATTACATTTTTAGTAGGTCGGTTcattaaatggtttaaatgattattttttaaaaaatattgatttaaaaaataaaataaaattataacgACAAGTTTaaattaaacattaattaaatagcTTAAATGACTTTGTAAGTAAAATACTCATAGTTGAGTGCCTTTGTAAGTAAAGCACtcataattgagtgacttttgagttataattcaaagttgagtgactttctgagaaaataagtcatagttgagtgactttctgagaaaagaattcataattgagtgacttttgagttaacattcaaagttgagtgactttttgagagaatagtgcatagttgagtgaccatctgagatATTAACTCTAAAAAACGTACATAATGTAAATATACCAGCACAATATAGTGTGTTATATTATACAACAAAATATTACATGATCAACCATACATATGAAACTCAATGCCATTTTATTCATACGATTTTTTTTAGCAAGGTTTAGAGTAGCAAGACTAATACTATTATAGATCTTGCCACTACTTACAACGGTTTTATAATATTACATGATGATTTGTTGTGAAGCAATTGGCTAATCGATCACTTATTCATGGCCTTCACTTGAAGAGTTGTATCCATCACTAGGGGGTTTATAATTATAATGTGGAGGGTTATATTTGTCACCTGGAGGTTTGTATTCGTCACTAGGATGTTTATATTTGTCACCTGGAGGTTTGTATTCATCACTAGGGGGTTTATATTTGTCATATGAGGGGTAATGTTTGCCACCTGGAGATTTGTCTTCGTTAGTAGGGGGTTTATATTTGTCATGTGGAGGGTTATATTTGTCACCTGGAGATTCGTATTCGTCATTAGGAGGTTTATATTTGTCACGTGGAGGGTTATATTTGTCACCTAGAGCTTTGTATTCGTCACTAGGAGGTTTATATTTGTCATGTGGAGGGTTATATTTGTCACCTGAAGGTTTGTATTTGTCACTAGAAGGTTTATATTTGTCATTTGGAGGTTTGTATTCATCACTAGGAGATTTATATTTGTCATGTGAGGGGTTATATTTGTCACCTAGAGATTTGTATTCATCACTAGGGGGTTTATATTTGTCATGTGGAAGGTTATATTTGTCACCTGGAGGTTTGTATTCATCTCTAGGAGGTTTATATTTGTCATGTGGGGGGCTACATTTGTCACCTGGAGGTTTATATTCATCACTAGGGGATTTATATTTGTCATGTGCACCTGGAGGTTTGTATTCATCACTAGGGGGTTTATAACATAGAGGTTTATACTCATCACTAGGGGATTTATATTTGCCATGTGGGGGATTATATTCGCCACACCGAGGTTTATATTTGTCATATGGGTGGTTGTATTCGCCACTTGGAGGGTTGTATTCACTATGTGGGGGTTTATTTCCACCACTTGGAAGCTTATATCCATTGTTATATTCACCACCAAGAGATTTATATCTATTGTTATAATCGTCATGTGAGGATTTATATCCACTACAAGGGGAATTATATCCACCACGTGGAGGATAACATCCGCCACCAGAAAATTTATATCCATTATTATATTCATCATATTTATCTCCGGGATATCCGTCAATGTCATTATATCCATCATCGTGTACATCATCCGATTTCATTGCTACAAatattaaatgtgaaatttataaattagCATATAACATTGAATAAATGTCAAATACTTAGATAAGTAATCCAATATTTCAAATAGATaattaataaaaggaaaaaagaaaaacaataaactTACAGGTCTCAGCCAACTCCCTAGCTACAACCTCATAGCTTATTATTGCAAAAGTAACCAAAAAAATGCCAAGAAACAAAAATGCCTTGGAacccatcattttttttttcttttccaaaacttagttattttaattaaaggaTGAAGAAATTGGTACAACATTGGgttatatttatactaaaagaATTCAATGTATTAGAAATTCATAAACGGTCACTTATCACTTATCTTGCCCAACCACTACACATCGATTATATTTCcactatttcaatttatttgtattatattttcaatttgttttaaaaaagaagatagTATAGGACCACAATGTTTATCTGTATTTTGTGATGtacactaaataaaataattgtttatagttaaaaataaaataagcatatattatcaaaatatttttttatgctgGGAGAGTGAATCTCATACAAAAGATgaattatgtttaaaaaatatataataaaagcCATAACCATTCctcttataatatatattattttttttcttggaaaagggtctgatatacatCTCAATTCtatcatttagagctgatatatcactcgttatgaaagtgactcacatatacccccaatgttatacaaatgactcacatatactcTTTTCCTCTAacgaaagagaaaaaataataattttaatttaatttttttaattaattttttgaaaaaaatatcatcCATATGGGGTATATTAGATCCTCCTAGCTCACacgtatttttgtttttttgacttttatgtttcaacgactaatttaaatttattattttgatgatcaAATTTATACACCCAACTTGTTTACCACCTTATCATGTCATCAAAgtattcatttttcttttttccagcGTAGATTGGACATCCACAATAAGTGAATGGAAATTCCTTGTCCATATATCCAGTACTATTTTTCATTCTGTTTATTCTGCTAGCTGATGCCTTAGGAGCTGTCAAGAAGAACTTTAATCTTTGTTCACCAGTTGTCTTGAgcttttctcataatttctaaTTTGCTTCATCACCATCTTGATAGTTTTGGTCCTTCCACTACAAAAGATCACAATATCATCTACATAAGTCAAACGATTAATTAGTAGTCCATTTTGAGACATAGTAAACGGGATTATAAACTTTTCATAAGAAATACTTcatctgtttaaaaaagaatgacctagttttttttttactctgtttcaaaaagaatgacccctttctttttttggcaacactttaactttaactttccACGTAACATGTTTGAAGCCACAACATTAAAGggcattttgatacatttgacataagTTTAttttagaaccacaagattaaaaagtcCTCTTGTTTCTTACATTTCgttccaagtcaaactaggtcattttttttaaaacggaGGGAGCAAGTTGTTTAGATATTTGGTTAAAACTTCCGCAACCAATATAAATAGAGATGGTGATATATAAGGGATTTCCTTGTTTCGGTCCTTGTGAAGATGTAAAGAATATCCCGTCCTAGATCCATTGATAATGACTGAATACCAAACACCTAATACTcactctgtcccaatttatgtgacttactttcctttttagtcagtctcaaaaaaatgacacaattctatattaagtaacaatttaactataaaatgtatattttacccttaatgaaatgatttacatcCACACTATTAAGTGGAAATAAGTTAAGTATTTTGAAGAATGACAAAGTTGCATAGAACAGTTTGTGTTTACATGTTTCAAGTTCATCTAATCAGACTGGGAGAAGGATTTGGAAATCGAGTAGGTTTGTGCAATAAGAAGGAGTTCTACACGAAGCAGGAATACTACGCATGAGCTTCTAAGTTCCAAGCAGAAGAGGAAGCAGAGCACAAGTAGGAGTCCAAGTTGAAATAGGTTTTTGGATTCAAgtccaaatatataaatagggCAATAACTTCTTCAAGGAAGTTTGCGCACTTACATAGAGAGTCAATCAAAACGTTGGCAAAGAGAGTTTGAAAGAGTTTTGTAATTTGTTTGGGAGTGCTGCGAGTTTGTGGAAAAAAGTTGTACGATTGTAGTTAAGAGTTTTTACATTACAATCGAGTTGTGTGTGTAGGAACGTCTAACATGTTTGAGAAATTTGGAAGACGGTAGAAGACTTGAACCTGGGGGTTTTGGTCTTTGGTAGTTAGGAATTAGATTTTATAATTCCTTAGATTACATAGGTGTGTAATCATTGTGGTGTTTGGAGTTGagataaataatacaaagttGTGAACTAATTGTTATTCTACAAAATTATTTACTTCAACTAGAAAACAGTAAAGAACAAGTAGTAAGTACATGTTCCTTCACCGAATTAAGGAGGTCATAATttcaacaagtggtatcaaagcATGTTATCTTAATCAAGAgtaataactcaaaataaagaTCATCATGAGTTCTGCACCTCCTCTCGGACACGGTCAAGGTCAACACATCAACAGACCACCATTATTCAATGGTCAATACTATTCATGGTGGAAGACAAAGATGGAGGATTTCATCCAAGCCGAAGATTATGAACTTTGGGTAAGAATCATCGATGGGCCTTTAACCCCTACTGTTAAGGATAGTGAAGGAAATAATGTTCCAAAACCTAAGGAGCAATACGGTGAAGCTGACTACAAGATGTTGGGAAAAAATGCGAAGGCAAAATATATTCTTGTATGTGGACAGGACCTGATAAGTTCAATCGGATCTCAAGTTGCACCTCCGCGAAACAAATATGGGATACTCTACAGAATGCTCATGAAGGTACAactcaagtttgaaaatttagaattgcTAGGTTATGCTCTGAATACGAAGCCTTCAAGATGAAATCTGGAGAACCACTTCAAGACATGACCACCAGATTCACTACTATAGTAAACGAATTAATCTCCTTGGGAAAAATATACACCACTGAGGAACAAGTAGACAAAGTGCTTAGGACTTTGCCTAGATCATGGAAAATAAAAGTTACTGCAATCAGAGAAGCCAAGGATTTAACCAATATGACTTTAGATGAATTAGTAGGAAATCTCAAAACATATGAGATGAATGTTGACAAAAGAAGTGAgggaaacaaagaaaaaaatcttgGACTCAAAGCAACTGAAAGTGATGAATTAGATATAGATGATGAAGATTTGGCACTAATTAgcagaaacttcaagaaactctTCAAAAAGGGGCATGAATTTTGGTAAAAAGGCATCACCCACCAAAGAGAAGACTACAGAGAAACCACAAAGTGGAGGGTGTTTCAAGTGTGGTAAAACTGATCATTAAGGATTGTCCTATGTGGGAAGTAGAATGGAGAAAAGAAAGGGGTAAAAAGGAGAAGAGGGAACTCTcaagcaaaagaaaaaacaaagagaatgAACAAGCCATGTATGCAGCTTGGGGAACAGGTTCAGACATGTATAAAAAGATGATGATGGCATTGCCTTGATGGCTATAGAAGAATCTGAACCCTACACAGACATAtaagaaatggagaaaaaaagtAAGAGAAAGCAAGCAACATTGGTACATGGACAATGTTTGTTCAAGACACATGACTGGAGATACATCACAATTTCTCTTACTTGAAAAATACAGAGGTGGAATGGTTGCTTTTGGTGGTGGAAAAAAGGGTCAAATCAAAGGTATCAGAAAGATAGGAAGATCAAACGAACAGTCAATAGACAAAGTATATCATGTAGAAGGGTTAAAACACAACCAGCTAAGTATATCTCAACTATGTGACAAAGGGACTGAGGTAATTTTTTCTTCAACTGATGTTAAAGTTATTAATCTCAAAACAAAGAAGGTTGTGTTAACAGGGAAACGAGATAAACATGTATACACAGTGAACACTCAAGGATCTCTGATGAAAACTTAGTATTCTTAAGTGTGATGGACAAGGATCCTTTGCTGTGGCAAAAACGTCTAGGCCACGCTAGCCATGTACAACTAAACAAACTTATCTCTAATGAATTGGTTGTAGGACTTCCTAAAACTAAGTTCAAAGAGGAAAGAGTTTGTGAGGCGTGTACTCTAGGAAAACAAGTTAAATCatcctttcaacccaaacaggcTATAAAC
Protein-coding regions in this window:
- the LOC125859611 gene encoding glycine-rich protein DC9.1-like, giving the protein MMGSKAFLFLGIFLVTFAIISYEVVARELAETSMKSDDVHDDGYNDIDGYPGDKYDEYNNGYKFSGGGCYPPRGGYNSPCSGYKSSHDDYNNRYKSLGGEYNNGYKLPSGGNKPPHSEYNPPSGEYNHPYDKYKPRCGEYNPPHGKYKSPSDEYKPLCYKPPSDEYKPPGAHDK